Proteins from a single region of Trichoderma asperellum chromosome 3, complete sequence:
- a CDS encoding uncharacterized protein (EggNog:ENOG41~TransMembrane:3 (n6-24c29/30o147-168i180-205o225-248i)), with translation MGVGRFFCVALPLILTIASLGTLLYAVLAGVAHENVRLLQVDLSELSISPLSVSDLAKRADFSMKETKVGNITAEDLGLHKYYDVTLWGSCSSDDNKKFTCTKSQFDWASKQINTTDIKDGGATIKLPKDIKDAVSAFQKLIKWSEIAFIVALIALGFELLIGIFSNFSRAVSCLTWCESAFTTTIIILADSLATATVAVIAGVVDGSKTLYGAKVHIDGRFLAIIWISAAFSIGASLFWIFTICCCAPEKRQKKNHHSDGEKLLPTGGFGSRGYAPLGEQTGYTSGAPRFNSGSGRSDLAYEPYSHRA, from the coding sequence ATGGGTGTCGGTCGATTCTTCTGCGTGGCTCTGCCACTCATCCTCACCATTGCCTCGCTCGGCACACTGCTCTACGCAGTCCTCGCCGGCGTGGCCCACGAGAATGTCAGACTCCTGCAGGTCGACCTCAGCGAGTTGAGCATCAGCCCGCTGAGCGTAAGCGACCTCGCCAAGCGCGCCGACTTCAGCATGAAGGAAACCAAGGTTGGCAACATCACCGCAGAGGATCTTGGCCTTCACAAGTACTACGACGTGACGCTCTGGGGATCTTGCTCCTCCGACGACAACAAGAAGTTCACCTGCACCAAGTCTCAGTTCGATTGGGCCTCCAAGCAGATCAACACCACCGATATCAAGGACGGCGGCGCCACCATCAAGCTGCCCAAGGATATCAAGGACGCCGTCTCGGCCTTCCAGAAGCTCATCAAGTGGTCTGAGATTGCCTTCATCGTCGCTCTCATCGCTCTCGGCTTTGAGCTGCTCATTGGCATCTTCTCAAACTTCTCCCGTGCCGTTTCGTGCCTGACGTGGTGTGAATCTgccttcaccaccaccatcatcatccttgccGACTCTCTCGCCACTGCCACCGTTGCCGTTATTGCTGGTGTTGTTGATGGCTCCAAGACCCTCTACGGCGCCAAGGTCCACATCGACGGCCGCTTCCTGGCCATTATCTGGATCAGTGCCGCCTTCAGCATCGGTGCCAGTCTCTTCTGGATCTTcaccatctgctgctgcgcccCCGAGAAgcgccagaagaagaaccacCACTCCGAcggcgagaagctgctcccTACCGGCGGATTTGGATCTCGCGGATATGCTCCTCTCGGCGAGCAGACCGGCTACACCTCTGGTGCTCCCCGCTTCAACTCCGGCTCTGGCCGATCTGACCTTGCTTACGAGCCTTACTCTCACCGAGCCTAA
- a CDS encoding uncharacterized protein (EggNog:ENOG41) encodes MTASQIRFRRDLSQDPVTALALHRAPSGRLFVFAGEDSDLVVYEAKNGRHKGRFVSRVSVFIDQPIHGISVRHGQVLAWGFCHIAILAVESLTREDDGDGSVNGRPPAIARATAPDWIYHGAFSEAGPSVAVLATAHNEVIPLKYSPSTGEITLGAVIAPSRPMLYSAHLSWISDDTILVAGGTVFGHVVVWKCHLLEGGRWSTETLFNFEGHEGSIFGMDICTITLSDGSSVQMVASCSDDRTIRIWDITERKDKARSQPLQPNQVINTGFGGNDIERGDSVSDSSEEGTPIAAVMGHASRIWGVRFGPECGENALSVYSFGEDATTQRWRLQIDCDASAGEPNPSSKSLTGKMSHSKTFSLHNGKHLWSRAMLAEDKAVLIATGGTDSQICLIEEPALIDERSNSVGGSIVLDASDILKGLVSSKEIISRYDFLSHDHILVTTSYGKLLLGHLIESHTEPKWEQINVPEERQGEVKLCYVVKAIDPTAALLGTASGNIYHFSLSSKSITHVSSMLGKITDMICLSNKSRDGSRSASAEVLVFLHGKADSHYFSIDISTGGVRSQAQTGGLDPRFVPTAAGKVDDLLVIGSRHGWLSILDHKDDETYSPILDIATRSRDTITAILPLPLKSGSHHTSHYILVTSRDGKYRIYEIDRRPECVLLHLRHETSPPFGPMIAGAWFTQDTVPELVLYGFRSKDFVIWNETRREEVATIECGGAHRTFQLTCSKSIPGRYRFAFTKTSKLSISSSDQLRHEWVKSGIHGREIRSLSSNGRYIATGAEDTSIRIWDYQPAGEGAQADLRCVAAMKTHVTGLQKLVWLGDDYLFSSAGNEEFFVWRVRNLDSDYKGLAVVCEGVFTDKSADADLRIMDFDVCKSNNGDGIIVTMGFSNSVLRTYRYTSDSGRFELLIKGAYTGACLTQTRHLGIRNQLPVLFTASTDGHLALWRTEPDEGAQHKYVLEQVVPLHQNSIKSLDMMKSGEGYHVFTGGDDNSVGVTLLGQTSRGTGNASWTFVKRSIVRKAHAAAIAGVLLVRRGTELLGVSVSNDQRVKLWSIPGGEDGNIKFLRGGCIGVADAGDIAAVGGPESDAATVVFAGIGLEAWSLV; translated from the exons ATG ACTGCAAGCCAAATCAGATTCAGGCGAGACCTCTCCCAGGACCCCGTTACGGCTCTAGCTTTACACCGCGCGCCTTCTGGGAGGCTCTTTGTCTTCGCTGGCGAAGACTCTGACCTTGTTGTCTACGAGGCGAAAAATGGGCGCCACAAAGGCCGCTTCGTCTCTCGCGTAAGCGTATTCATAGATCAGCCTATCCATGGGATTTCCGTGAGGCATGGCCAAGTTCTTGCATGGGGTTTCTGCCACATAGCCATCCTTGCTGTTGAAAGCCTCACTCGGGAGGATGACGGCGATGGTTCTGTGAATGGTCGGCCCCCTGCGATAGCCAGGGCGACGGCTCCTGATTGGATATACCATGGTGCATTCTCAGAAGCCGGTCCTTCTGTTGCGGTACTAGCCACGGCTCACAACGAGGTTATTCCCTTAAAGTATTCGCCCAGTACAGGAGAGATCACCCTCGGCGCCGTCATTGCACCCTCAAGACCGATGCTCTATTCCGCTCATCTTAGTTGGATATCAGACGACACCATACTGGTTGCCGGAGGAACTGTCTTCGGCCACGTTGTCGTATGGAAATGTCACCTGCTAGAAGGCGGCAGGTGGTCAACCGAAACGCTATTCAACTTTGAAGGTCATGAGGGATCTATTTTCGGCATGGACATCTGTACAATTACACTATCCGACGGGAGCTCGGTACAGATGGTTGCCAGCTGCAGCGACGACAGGACGATTCGCATTTGGGATATCAcggagagaaaagacaaagccCGATCTCAACCCCTCCAGCCCAACCAGGTCATCAATACGGGCTTTGGAGGCAACGATATTGAGCGTGGCGACAGTGTTTCAGATTCCAGCGAGGAGGGTACTCCCATTGCAGCTGTAATGGGACACGCATCGCGCATATGGGGAGTCAGGTTTGGCCCCGAGTGCGGAGAAAATGCCTTATCCGTCTATTCCTTTGGCGAAGATGCAACGACGCAGAGATGGCGTCTCCAAATTGACTGCGATGCGTCGGCTGGAGAGCCCAATCCTAGCTCAAAATCGTTAACCGGAAAAATGTCCCACAGCAAGACATTTTCCCTGCATAATGGGAAGCACCTTTGGTCAAGGGCCATGCTAGCCGAAGACAAGGCTGTACTCATTGCCACCGGTGGCACTGATAGCCAAATCTGTCTCATTGAAGAGCCTGCCCTGATTGATGAACGGTCAAACAGTGTCGGCGGTTCAATAGTTTTGGATGCCAGCGACATTCTAAAGGGCCTTGTGTCTTCCAAGGAGATTATTAGTCGCTatgattttctctctcacGACCATATCCTTGTCACTACTAGCTATGGAAAACTTCTCTTAGGACACCTAATAGAATCCCACACCGAACCAAAGTGGGAGCAAATAAATGTTCCTGAGGAGCGACAAGGAGAGGTGAAGCTTTGCTATGTCGTAAAAGCCATTGATCCCACAGCCGCTCTTCTGGGTACAGCGAGCGGAAATATTTACCATTTTAGCCTGTCATCCAAGAGTATCACACACGTTTCCTCCATGCTGGGCAAGATCACCGATATGATCTGTCTCTCGAATAAAAGCAGAGATGGATCGAGGTCCGCTTCGGCAGAGGTTTTAGTCTTCCTCCACGGAAAGGCGGATTCTCATTACTTTTCGATTGACATCTCTACGGGCGGTGTCCGCAGCCAAGCACAGACTGGGGGCCTCGATCCTAGATTTGTCCCTACTGCGGCTGGGAAAGTAGATGATCTGCTCGTCATTGGATCTCGGCATGGATGGCTATCAATTCTTGATCACAAAGACGATGAGACATACAGCCCAATCCTAGATATCGCAACACGAAGCCGCGATACAATCACCGCCATTCTCCCACTACCCCTAAAATCAGGCTCACACCATACCTCCCACTACATCCTTGTCACTAGCCGCGATGGAAAATACAGGATATACGAAATAGATCGGCGGCCAGAATGCGTTCTCCTTCACCTGCGACATGAAACTTCACCACCCTTTGGACCTATGATTGCAGGCGCGTGGTTTACCCAAGACACTGTGCCCGAGCTGGTATTATACGGGTTTAGAAGCAAGGATTTTGTCATTTGGAACGAGACACGACGAGAAGAAGTAGCGACAATCGAATGTGGTGGAGCGCATAGGACGTTCCAGCTGACATGCAGCAAATCGATACCTGGTCGTTATCGTTTCGCGTTTACAAAGACATCAAAGCTCTCCATATCTTCATCAGACCAATTGAGGCACGAGTGGGTCAAGAGTGGAATCCATGGACGAGAAATTCGAAGTCTGAGCTCCAATGGCCGTTATATAGCTACAGGCGCCGAAGACACTTCTATTCGCATATGGGATTATCAACCTGCTGGAGAAGGTGCACAGGCAGATCTACGATGTGTGGCAGCTATGAAGACCCACGTTACAGGCCTCCAAAAGCTTGTCTGGTTAGGAGATGATTATCTCTTCAGCAGCGCTGGTAATGAAGAGTTCTTCGTATGGAGAGTGCGGAACTTGGACTCTGATTACAAAGGCTTGGCAGTCGTCTGCGAAGGCGTCTTTACGGATAAAAGTGCAGATGCCGATCTCCGCATCATGGATTTCGATGTCTGTAAATCCAACAATGGGGACGGTATAATAGTAACGATGGGATTTTCGAATTCGGTGTTAAGGACGTATCGCTACACAAGTGACAGCGGCCGATTCGAACTCCTTATAAAGGGAGCATACACGGGAGCGTGTCTCACGCAGACGCGCCATCTTGGCATACGCAATCAGCTACCAGTACTCTTCACAGCATCCACCGATGGTCACCTTGCCCTATGGCGGACTGAGCCCGACGAAGGGGCCCAGCACAAGTATGTCCTGGAACAGGTCGTGCCATTGCACCAAAACAGCATCAAAAGTCTGGACATGATGAAATCAGGAGAAGGGTACCATGTGTTTACCGGGGGCGACGACAATAGCGTTGGTGTAACATTACTCGGGCAGACCTCGCGCGGCACAGGCAATGCCAGCTGGACTTTTGTCAAGCGAAGCATCGTGCGCAAAGCCCACGCCGCAGCCATTGCAGGCGTCTTGTTAGTCCGTCGCGGCACGGAACTTCTAGGAGTAAGTGTAAGTAACGACCAGCGTGTGAAGCTGTGGAGTATCCCCGGCGGCGAGGATGGAAATATCAAGTTTCTTCGAGGAGGATGCATCGGCGTGGCAGACGCTGGAGATATTGCAGCCGTTGGTGGACCAGAGAGCGATGCAGCAACAGTAGTATTCGCAGGGATAGGGCTCGAAGCCTGGAGCTTGGTGTGA